The DNA segment GAGCTGGCCGAGGAAGTGGGGGCGCTGCTGGCGTCCGAAGGCGACGTGGCCGCGTTCGAGCGCGCGCTCGACGGCCTGGTACGGCACGCGTACCGAGACCCGGACGCGCTGCGCGAGGCGCTCGCGCCGGTGGTCACGGACCGCTGGTGGACGACGCGGGACTACCCGAACTGGCCGCGCCGGGACGCCTTGTTCCGCGACTCCGTCGGCCTGGTCGTGCCGCACCAGGGGCTCGACCTGGTCCTGGCGGTGCTGCACGGGAAGGTGGACACGGCCACGCTTCTCGACGCGGTTCGACTCGGGCCGCTGGAGCGCGAGTGCGCGCACAGCGGCCTCGCCCGGGTCTTCGACGCCCGGCTGCGCGATCTGGCGTACCGCCTGCGCACGGATCCGCCGCCGCTGCTGCTAGCCACGCCCACCTGGAGCACCGGGCTGCTCGAACCGGGCGACCTGGTGGACCGGCTCGCGGAGTACCGGCGTCTGGGCGCCCGGGTCTGCGCCACCGACTTCGCGCAGGCCCTGCTGCGGGTGCGCCGGGGAGACCGTGCGGCGGCCGAGGAGGACGCCCGGCGCGCCTCGGAACTCGGCACCGCGGAGGGCGCACGGCTGGCCCGCCGACTGCGCACCGCGGACGCCCTCCCCGCGGCACGGCGTCGCGTCAAGGGCGTGCGCGTGCTCATGGAGCTGGCCGAACTCCCCGAGTCGCGGGAGGGGTTCCCGAGGGAGTTCCGGTGGCTCGGCCAACCGCTGTCGGTCTTCATCGACCGCAGGCGCTGCCACCACTTCAGCCACGCGATACGTGCGCACTGGCTCGCCGTGCTCCCCGAGCACCGGGAGCTGGTCGCGGCACGGTTGCTGCACGACGTGGCGGACACGGCGGTGGACGACGAGCGGGGTGCCGCCGTGCTCGCGCTGCTCGCCGAGTCCGGTGGCGAGGCGGGCGAGGCCGTGCACCTGTGTGTGGCCTACGGACTCGGCGCCCGGCATCACGAGGACCGTCTCGCCGCCGTCGACGCTCTGTTGGTGCTCGCCGCGCGGGGGCAGCTGGACCCGGTGCGGCTGGGCACGGACCTGGGCGAACTGATGGGGCGCGGGGCGGTGAAGCCGCAGCGGCTGGCCGACTCGGCGCGTACGGCGGCGGCCACGGGAGCGAACGCGACGATCTGGGAGATGCTCCGGCACTCCCTGACCGTCCCGCTCGCCGAACTCGCCGGAGCCCGCCCGGAGGCCGCGGCCGTACTGGCCCGGGGGCTCGGGGAGCTGCTGGCCGTGGCGGCGGACTGCGCCGAACGTTCGGGCGCGGCCGGGCGACCGGGCGGGGCCGAGACCTCCGGGGCTTCCGGGGCTTCCGGGGCTTCCGGGACGGTGCCGCACCTGGCGGAGACAGCGGCGCGCGGCGGCTCGTCGCGGCTGGTCGCCCAGGCACGTCGGCTGCGGGACCTCCTCTCCGGGGAGGTGGCCGCCTGAGCCGTCCGGAACGGCTGGGCCGGCGGGCGCGCTCGCAGGGGAACTCGCGGAAGGATCAGCCGCTCACCTCGACTGTAGAAACAGCAACAAAAAGGGGCGTATGCATGCTTTACCGATCGGTCACACATCGTTCGTGATCACGCAACACCGCTCCTCCACAGTGGCTGCATGACTTCCGACATGTCTCATGCGACCCGGTCGCGGCACGGCCGCCCGGTGCACCACTGGCGGCGGGATCTCGTCGAGCTCGCCGCGCTGTTCACGGCCGTCGCGGTGGCGGACGGGGTGGCCAACCTGATCGGGCACGGGCCCGGCGGTCCGCCGCTGCTGGTGATCTCGGCGATCGCGCTGGCGGCGACCGCCGGCTTCCACACGTGGTGGGCACGGCGCCACGGTCACGCACCCCCGACCGGTGATACCGGCGCCCGGCCGGCCGCGGCAGCGCGGTCGGCCGGGCAGGCGGGGCTCACCGGGCGGCCCGGGGCGGCCGGGCAGCACGCCGCGGCTTCCTCGGGGGCGGACGGACCGAGCACGCTCTGGCGGATGCGGACCACGGTGCGGGACGAGCCCGGCTCGCTGGCCACGCTGTGCACGGCGCTGGCCGGCCGGCGGGTCGACATCCTGAGCCTGCAGACGCACCCCCTGGCCGAGGGCACGGTGGACGAGTTCCTGCTGCGGGCGCCGGACGCGCTGGCGGCGGCCGAGCTGACCCGGGCGGTCGCGCTGGCCGGCGGCCACTCCACCTGGATCGAGCGGGCCGACGCGCACGACCTGGTGGACGCCCCCACCCGGATCCTCGGCCTCGCCACCCGCACCGCGCTGGACGCGGCGGAACTTCCGCTGGCACTACGGCAGTTGCTCGGCCGGTGCACGATCCGCTCGCTGCCGGCCGTCCCGGTGGGCGGCGGACGCGGGCCGGAGCCCGTGCCGGTCGAGGGGGTGCTGGAGGACACGAGGATGCGGCTGCGCGCGCCGGAGGGCGGCGTGCTGACCGTGGAGCGGCCGTATCTGCCGTTCACGCCCACGGAGTTCGCGCGGGCGCGGGCCCTGGTCGAGCTGGACAGCCGGCTCGGTCCCCGGATCCCGCGCGGCGAGCAGGTGCTGACGCTGCCCGAGGGCAACGACATCACGGTGCGCCGGATCGACACCGGCGACCTGGAGGCGGCCCGGGCGATGCACGAGCGGTGCTCGCCGCGCACCCTCGGCATGCGCTACCACGGGCCGGTCAGCAACGCGGACCGCTATCTGAACCACCTGCTCAGCCCCCGCTTCGGACGGACCGTGGCGGCGCGGACCGCCTCCGGCCGCGTCGTCGGCCTCGGGCACCTGCTGTGGGACGGCGACGAGACCGAGGTCGCGCTGCTCGTCGAGGACGAGTGGCAGCGGCGCGGGATCGGCGCCGAACTCCTCGGCCGCCTGGTGTCGATGGCGGTGGAGGCCGGCTGCGAGAGCGTGTACGCGGTGACGCGGGCCGCCAACACCGGGATGGTCGCGGCGATGCGCGGCCTCGGGTTGCCCCTGGACTACCAGGTCGAGGAGGGCACTCTGGTCATCACGGCCCGCCTGGACGCCACTCCGGTCGTCTCCCGGCCGCCGTACGACACCGTCCGGAGCGCGCCCGGCGGCCCCGCGCACCGCGACTGACCCCGCCCCGTGCCGGGGCGGCCCGCGCCCCCGTCAGCCCACCGCCTCGCGCAGCGCCTCACCCACAGCCGCGCCGACCCCGTCGCCCACCGCGTCGCCCAGCGTCTCGGGCCTCCGCGCCGTCGTACCCAAGGCCTGCGTCAGGTCCGCCCACAGGTCGTCGACGTCCTCCAGGCCCACCGACATCCGCAGCAGCCGGTCGCTCACCCCGGCGCCGCGCCGGTCGTCGGCGTCGACGATGCGGTGGCTGATGGAGGCGGGGTGCTGGATGAGGGTGTCCACGCTGCCGAGGCTGACCGCCGGGGTGATCAGCCGGACCCGGGAGATCACCCCGTGCGGGTCGCCGTGCACCTCGAAGGCGACCATCGCGCCGCCCAGACGCGGATAGCGGACGCGGGCCACGCGCGGGTCGGCGGCGAGCCGGCGGGCCAGTTCGGCGGCGGTCGCGGAGGCGGCCCGGACCCGCACCGGGAGCGTGGACAGTCCCCTGAGCAGCAGATAGCCGGCCAGCGGATGCAGGACGCCACCGGT comes from the Streptomyces sp. NBC_00820 genome and includes:
- a CDS encoding DUF7825 domain-containing protein — translated: MSATSALMDAVQDGNTTGTLRLVTKMTPAERRSCVTGLQALRKELRATSPWSDRSRQVGPALQLAGAACHTGAASAATWLAAADLRWRQAPAELLLEALADRDTGWLADVVLRLALRPVSARVPYALMADLVSRSGCEVPATDAYLIGWVRHISGGWGQGDGVLERLRGEPRLAALVGGLFTLTDLSEVRWPLTDGGAWPNALATLARERVLDRAFLADACVARLLRTRSSGQPTDHRVFLPLLVALGLTREEERARVADWTALARDAVVPVASHAQKALAGLALDGDSDRDGDGGGDGPGEAALTVRQLAEASEGLLFRAETKLVRAQLILLGKVLARDPGTAVDLLPAVAVAFGHEDTQVQERALKLLERHAKVIAPEEVRAGLARAAEQLTPVLRPRAARALGIAVPDAEIEVCDEVLPPAPEPFRLAPAPRTAEELAEEVGALLASEGDVAAFERALDGLVRHAYRDPDALREALAPVVTDRWWTTRDYPNWPRRDALFRDSVGLVVPHQGLDLVLAVLHGKVDTATLLDAVRLGPLERECAHSGLARVFDARLRDLAYRLRTDPPPLLLATPTWSTGLLEPGDLVDRLAEYRRLGARVCATDFAQALLRVRRGDRAAAEEDARRASELGTAEGARLARRLRTADALPAARRRVKGVRVLMELAELPESREGFPREFRWLGQPLSVFIDRRRCHHFSHAIRAHWLAVLPEHRELVAARLLHDVADTAVDDERGAAVLALLAESGGEAGEAVHLCVAYGLGARHHEDRLAAVDALLVLAARGQLDPVRLGTDLGELMGRGAVKPQRLADSARTAAATGANATIWEMLRHSLTVPLAELAGARPEAAAVLARGLGELLAVAADCAERSGAAGRPGGAETSGASGASGASGTVPHLAETAARGGSSRLVAQARRLRDLLSGEVAA
- a CDS encoding GNAT family N-acetyltransferase; translated protein: MTSDMSHATRSRHGRPVHHWRRDLVELAALFTAVAVADGVANLIGHGPGGPPLLVISAIALAATAGFHTWWARRHGHAPPTGDTGARPAAAARSAGQAGLTGRPGAAGQHAAASSGADGPSTLWRMRTTVRDEPGSLATLCTALAGRRVDILSLQTHPLAEGTVDEFLLRAPDALAAAELTRAVALAGGHSTWIERADAHDLVDAPTRILGLATRTALDAAELPLALRQLLGRCTIRSLPAVPVGGGRGPEPVPVEGVLEDTRMRLRAPEGGVLTVERPYLPFTPTEFARARALVELDSRLGPRIPRGEQVLTLPEGNDITVRRIDTGDLEAARAMHERCSPRTLGMRYHGPVSNADRYLNHLLSPRFGRTVAARTASGRVVGLGHLLWDGDETEVALLVEDEWQRRGIGAELLGRLVSMAVEAGCESVYAVTRAANTGMVAAMRGLGLPLDYQVEEGTLVITARLDATPVVSRPPYDTVRSAPGGPAHRD